From the genome of Solidesulfovibrio carbinolicus, one region includes:
- a CDS encoding GNAT family N-acetyltransferase, which yields MCGIKYCSDLASERQTTALAGLPGRDGEPGGGLWLAWVNGLPAGCVGLRPLEDGVCEMKRLYVRPDHAGHGLGRGLAEAALAGARERGYRIMRLDTLTSMTAANALYSKFGFAQIAPYCDNPFEDARHYELTL from the coding sequence GTGTGCGGGATCAAATACTGCAGCGATCTGGCCTCGGAGCGCCAGACTACCGCATTGGCCGGCCTGCCCGGACGCGACGGTGAGCCTGGCGGCGGCCTGTGGCTGGCCTGGGTCAATGGCCTGCCGGCCGGCTGCGTGGGGCTTCGGCCCCTGGAAGACGGCGTGTGCGAAATGAAGCGGCTCTACGTCCGCCCCGACCACGCCGGCCACGGTCTGGGTCGAGGCCTGGCCGAAGCGGCCTTGGCCGGCGCGAGGGAACGCGGTTACCGCATCATGCGCCTGGACACCCTCACGTCCATGACCGCGGCCAACGCCCTCTACAGCAAGTTCGGCTTTGCGCAGATCGCCCCGTACTGCGACAATCCTTTTGAGGACGCCCGGCACTACGAGCTCACGCTCTAG
- the hypB gene encoding hydrogenase nickel incorporation protein HypB codes for MQIPVVRNILEANANEASELKGFFAQKGILVLNLMSSPGAGKTTILERTLTDLRNELRMAVIEGDLQTDNDARRVAATGAQAVQINTEGGCHLTASQIRAALASLDLDGLDILFIENVGNLVCPAEFDVGEDFKVTLLSVTEGDDKPEKYPLMFHISAATLLNKIDLLPYVDFNLENASRHARTLNADISLFPVSARTGEGMAAWYDWLRARRAAKTKLA; via the coding sequence ATGCAGATTCCTGTGGTGCGCAACATACTCGAAGCCAACGCCAATGAGGCGTCCGAACTCAAAGGCTTCTTCGCCCAAAAGGGCATCCTGGTGCTTAATCTCATGAGTTCGCCCGGCGCGGGCAAAACCACCATTCTGGAACGCACGCTGACTGATCTGCGCAATGAACTGCGCATGGCTGTCATTGAAGGCGATCTGCAAACCGACAACGACGCCCGCCGCGTGGCCGCCACCGGCGCCCAGGCCGTGCAGATCAACACCGAAGGCGGCTGCCACCTGACCGCCTCCCAGATCCGCGCCGCCCTTGCCAGCCTCGACCTCGACGGCCTGGACATCCTGTTCATTGAAAACGTCGGCAACTTGGTCTGCCCGGCCGAGTTCGACGTGGGCGAGGATTTCAAGGTGACCTTGCTCAGCGTCACCGAAGGCGACGACAAACCCGAGAAATATCCGCTGATGTTCCATATTTCGGCAGCCACGTTGCTTAATAAGATCGACCTGCTGCCCTACGTGGACTTCAACTTGGAAAACGCCTCCCGCCATGCCCGGACGCTCAACGCCGACATCAGCCTGTTCCCGGTCTCGGCCCGCACCGGAGAGGGCATGGCCGCCTGGTACGACTGGCTGCGAGCCCGCCGCGCGGCCAAGACAAAACTCGCCTAG
- a CDS encoding hydrogenase maturation nickel metallochaperone HypA/HybF, whose translation MHELSIAQSLLALIEDEMAKHGKEKLITVKVRHGRLSSVVPEALSMAFEVLTADTRLADAALVMEETPVLLRCRDCGREFTPDPPTAAFAPCPGCGQELGHTVVSGRELYIEYLELE comes from the coding sequence ATGCACGAACTCTCCATCGCCCAAAGTCTGCTGGCCCTCATCGAAGATGAGATGGCCAAGCACGGCAAGGAAAAGCTCATTACCGTCAAGGTCCGCCACGGCCGCCTGTCCTCGGTGGTGCCCGAAGCCCTGTCCATGGCCTTCGAAGTCCTGACCGCCGACACGCGGCTAGCTGACGCGGCCCTGGTCATGGAAGAAACCCCCGTGCTGCTGCGCTGCCGCGATTGCGGCCGGGAATTCACCCCCGATCCGCCCACCGCCGCCTTCGCCCCCTGTCCGGGCTGCGGCCAGGAGCTTGGGCATACGGTGGTGTCCGGGCGCGAACTATACATCGAATACCTCGAACTCGAATAG
- a CDS encoding DUF554 domain-containing protein, with translation MIPIGPLVNGAAIIVGALLGLTLHGRFPDRIRTIMFHALGLSVFAIGVKMAMAMTSPILLVVSMLVGAVVGEAIDIERQFARAGDKIKTLLRSDNALFTDGLVTASVIFCSGTMAVLGSFDEALRGDHTLLFTKSILDGCIAMILATTYGAGVALSFLPVAAYESAMTVTAGAAQDFFTPARLTQLSAVGGLLIVGIGINMLGILKIKVFNLLPAMFLAAALAPFFVD, from the coding sequence ATGATCCCTATCGGTCCTCTCGTTAACGGCGCGGCCATCATCGTCGGCGCGCTGCTCGGCCTCACGCTGCACGGCCGGTTCCCCGACCGCATCCGCACCATTATGTTCCATGCTCTCGGGCTTTCCGTCTTCGCCATCGGCGTCAAGATGGCCATGGCCATGACCTCGCCCATCCTGCTGGTCGTCTCCATGCTCGTCGGCGCGGTCGTCGGCGAAGCCATCGACATCGAACGCCAGTTCGCCCGGGCCGGCGACAAGATCAAAACCCTGCTGCGCTCGGACAACGCCCTTTTCACCGATGGCCTGGTCACCGCCTCGGTCATTTTCTGCTCCGGCACCATGGCCGTGCTCGGTTCCTTTGACGAAGCCCTGCGCGGCGACCATACTTTGCTGTTCACCAAATCCATTCTCGACGGCTGCATCGCCATGATCCTGGCCACCACCTACGGCGCCGGCGTGGCCCTGTCGTTTTTGCCCGTGGCCGCCTACGAATCCGCCATGACCGTCACCGCCGGCGCGGCCCAGGACTTCTTCACCCCGGCCCGCCTCACCCAGCTCTCGGCCGTGGGCGGGCTGCTCATCGTCGGCATCGGCATCAACATGCTGGGAATTTTGAAAATCAAGGTCTTCAACCTGTTGCCGGCCATGTTCCTGGCCGCCGCCCTGGCCCCCTTTTTCGTCGATTAG
- a CDS encoding alpha/beta fold hydrolase encodes MMRRFRLAVVALCLPFLLILALGIVASASWAGDIAPKGKKVAVDAQGHDIYQVDANGIRIGYKLIGSGDPLLLLTGLGCTMERWMPEFIEAASQKHQLIIMDNRGMGYTTDNEQPFSYELFAKDALGLLDALGVQKVDVLGYSQSSVTTQTLLLDSPQRINKAVIHATSTDGKAVTAFFEHADLPENSTIKKQLQAAMHWKTPLEKMPLIQNPVMLLVGTEDKVVGTQSSTILAGLIPGAWLVQFKNGTHHLQFEAPAAFAQIVLTFLSMDETIPAKPHP; translated from the coding sequence ATGATGCGCCGTTTTAGGCTCGCTGTAGTAGCCTTGTGTTTGCCGTTCCTGTTGATCCTGGCCCTGGGAATTGTCGCCTCGGCCTCCTGGGCCGGAGACATCGCGCCTAAAGGGAAAAAGGTCGCCGTGGATGCCCAGGGACATGACATTTACCAGGTCGACGCCAATGGCATCAGGATTGGATACAAGTTGATCGGCTCCGGCGACCCCTTGCTGTTGCTGACCGGCCTTGGCTGCACCATGGAACGGTGGATGCCGGAATTCATCGAAGCGGCAAGCCAGAAGCATCAACTGATCATCATGGATAACCGAGGAATGGGGTACACGACCGACAATGAGCAGCCATTTTCTTACGAGCTATTCGCCAAGGACGCCCTTGGTCTGTTGGATGCCCTCGGCGTTCAAAAAGTCGATGTGCTTGGCTATTCCCAGTCCAGCGTCACCACGCAGACCTTGCTGCTCGACTCGCCGCAACGCATCAACAAGGCTGTGATCCACGCCACGTCAACCGACGGAAAAGCCGTGACCGCTTTTTTTGAACATGCGGATCTGCCTGAGAATTCCACGATCAAGAAACAACTCCAGGCCGCTATGCACTGGAAAACGCCCTTGGAAAAGATGCCGCTCATTCAAAACCCGGTCATGCTGCTGGTCGGAACGGAAGACAAGGTTGTCGGTACGCAAAGCTCGACAATCCTGGCCGGCCTGATCCCTGGCGCATGGCTGGTCCAGTTCAAGAACGGCACCCACCACCTGCAGTTTGAAGCACCCGCCGCCTTTGCCCAAATAGTATTGACCTTCTTGTCCATGGACGAAACGATCCCAGCCAAGCCCCATCCCTGA
- the tgt gene encoding tRNA guanosine(34) transglycosylase Tgt encodes MNAPGTFTLGPGDGSARTGRLTTAHGEIETPVFMPVGTQGTVKSLCPTDLQDIKARIILGNTYHLYLRPGDELVAKLGGLHRFMGWDGPILTDSGGFQVFSLSGLRRITEEGVTFASHIDGSKHLFSPEKVVSIQRNLGSDIMMVLDECVPYGADRAYTEKSLGLTTRWARRCREAHPAGDRGQLMFGIVQGGFFKDLRAQSAEQIIEVGFDGYALGGLSVGESRAEMYDILGDAAPLLPAERPRYLMGVGAPRDLLAGMAAGIDMFDCVLPTRNARNGTLFTFQGKVNIKRAEYREDDSPLDPTCPCYACRTFSRAYLRHLYIAKELLSYRLNTLHNLTFFSIMMERARQAIREGRFAAYRAEMEALYPEGE; translated from the coding sequence ATGAACGCACCAGGAACATTCACCCTCGGCCCCGGCGACGGCAGCGCCCGCACCGGCCGGCTGACTACGGCCCACGGCGAGATCGAAACCCCCGTCTTCATGCCCGTGGGCACCCAGGGCACGGTCAAAAGCCTGTGCCCCACCGATCTGCAGGATATAAAAGCCCGGATCATCCTGGGCAACACCTATCACCTCTATCTGCGGCCCGGCGACGAGCTGGTGGCCAAGCTCGGCGGCCTGCACCGGTTCATGGGCTGGGACGGCCCCATTCTCACCGATTCCGGCGGATTTCAAGTCTTCAGCCTGTCGGGACTGCGCCGCATCACCGAGGAAGGCGTCACCTTCGCCTCCCATATCGACGGCTCCAAACATCTGTTTTCGCCGGAAAAAGTCGTTTCCATTCAGCGCAACCTCGGCTCGGACATCATGATGGTCCTCGATGAGTGCGTGCCCTACGGCGCGGACCGGGCCTACACCGAAAAATCCCTGGGCCTGACCACCCGCTGGGCCAGACGCTGCCGGGAGGCCCATCCGGCCGGCGATCGGGGCCAGCTCATGTTCGGCATCGTCCAGGGCGGCTTTTTCAAGGACTTGCGCGCCCAAAGCGCCGAGCAGATCATCGAGGTCGGCTTCGACGGCTACGCCTTGGGCGGACTGTCCGTGGGCGAGAGCCGGGCCGAGATGTACGACATCCTGGGCGACGCCGCCCCCCTGCTCCCGGCTGAGCGGCCGCGCTACCTCATGGGCGTTGGCGCGCCGCGCGATCTGCTGGCCGGCATGGCCGCCGGCATCGACATGTTCGACTGCGTATTGCCGACCCGAAACGCCCGAAACGGCACGCTGTTCACTTTCCAGGGCAAGGTTAACATCAAGCGGGCCGAATACCGCGAGGACGACTCGCCCCTGGACCCCACCTGCCCCTGCTACGCCTGCCGCACCTTTTCCCGGGCTTACCTGCGCCATCTCTACATCGCCAAGGAGCTGTTGTCCTACCGGCTCAACACCCTCCACAACCTGACCTTTTTTTCCATCATGATGGAGCGGGCCAGGCAGGCCATCCGGGAAGGCCGTTTCGCCGCCTACCGGGCCGAAATGGAGGCCCTCTACCCCGAGGGCGAATAG
- the ade gene encoding adenine deaminase yields the protein MSANESLEMLGRRLAVARGEAPADLVIKNARLVNVLSGEIHEADVAVAEGVFVGFAGGEAKQIIDADGAYLCPGFIDGHIHIESTLLSPPVFARAVAPHGTCAVISDPHEIANVLGLPGIEYMLACSQDLPVTCYFMAPSCVPATSMATSGARLGAMDVAALLARHPERILGLAEVMNFPGVVAGDETMLRKLLAAKGRVIDGHAPGLTGRALDAYVAAGPQSDHECTEFAEAKEKLRRGLHIMIRQGSTEKNLDTLIDLVTADNWSQFSLVSDDRDPTDLSREGHMNALVRQAVVRGVPPLRAVAMASLNTARYFGLRRRGAVAPGYRADAVLVEDLTSFAIREVVLDGKRLADWEFADRSCLTPPRAMRVGGEVSEARLAVPAVSQRMRVIGVIPGQIVTEHLEMAPTVRDSLAVADPGRDLAKLAVIERHKATGNLALGFVRGLGLKNGAIAGTVAHDAHNLIVAGTNDADMVLAARTLMVSGGGFAVACGGQVLAQLRLPVAGLMSDAPLEVILDGLAKLDAAFRQVAQLAAEIEAHPFMTMSFLSLEVIPSLKLTDKGLVDVTAFAPVPLFIV from the coding sequence ATGTCCGCGAACGAAAGCCTTGAAATGCTGGGTCGGCGGCTGGCCGTGGCCCGGGGAGAAGCCCCGGCCGATCTGGTCATCAAAAACGCCCGGCTGGTCAACGTGCTGTCCGGCGAGATCCACGAAGCCGACGTGGCCGTGGCCGAAGGCGTGTTTGTCGGCTTTGCCGGCGGCGAAGCCAAGCAGATCATTGACGCCGACGGCGCGTACCTGTGTCCGGGATTCATCGACGGCCACATCCACATCGAATCGACCTTGCTGTCGCCGCCGGTCTTTGCCCGGGCCGTGGCCCCTCACGGCACCTGCGCCGTCATTTCCGATCCCCACGAGATCGCCAACGTGCTGGGGCTGCCCGGCATCGAATACATGCTGGCCTGCAGCCAGGACCTGCCCGTGACCTGCTATTTCATGGCCCCGTCCTGCGTGCCGGCAACGAGCATGGCCACCTCCGGGGCGCGCCTGGGGGCCATGGACGTGGCCGCCTTGTTGGCCCGCCACCCGGAGCGCATCCTGGGGCTGGCCGAGGTCATGAATTTTCCCGGTGTGGTGGCCGGCGACGAAACCATGTTGCGAAAGCTCCTGGCCGCCAAGGGGCGCGTCATCGACGGCCACGCCCCGGGCCTGACCGGCCGGGCCCTGGACGCCTACGTCGCGGCCGGGCCGCAGTCCGACCACGAATGCACGGAATTTGCCGAAGCCAAGGAAAAACTGCGCCGGGGCCTGCACATCATGATCCGCCAGGGCAGCACCGAAAAAAACCTCGATACCCTTATTGATCTCGTCACCGCCGACAATTGGAGCCAGTTTTCCCTGGTCAGCGATGACCGCGACCCCACCGACCTCAGCCGGGAAGGGCACATGAACGCGCTGGTGCGCCAAGCCGTGGTCCGGGGTGTGCCGCCGTTGCGGGCCGTGGCCATGGCCAGCCTCAACACCGCCCGCTATTTCGGCCTGCGCCGCCGGGGCGCGGTGGCTCCTGGCTACCGGGCCGATGCCGTGCTGGTGGAGGATCTGACGTCCTTTGCCATCCGCGAGGTGGTGCTTGACGGCAAGCGTCTGGCCGACTGGGAGTTCGCCGACCGGTCCTGCCTAACCCCGCCCCGGGCCATGCGCGTGGGCGGCGAGGTGTCCGAGGCCAGGCTGGCCGTGCCAGCGGTTTCGCAGCGCATGCGGGTGATCGGCGTCATCCCGGGCCAGATCGTCACCGAACACCTGGAAATGGCTCCCACGGTGCGCGACAGCCTGGCCGTGGCCGACCCCGGGCGCGATCTGGCCAAGCTCGCCGTCATCGAGCGCCACAAGGCCACCGGCAATCTGGCTCTGGGCTTCGTCAGGGGCCTGGGGCTCAAAAACGGGGCCATCGCCGGCACGGTAGCCCACGACGCCCACAATCTCATCGTGGCCGGAACCAACGACGCGGACATGGTGCTGGCTGCGCGAACGCTCATGGTTTCCGGCGGCGGCTTTGCCGTGGCCTGCGGCGGCCAGGTGCTGGCCCAATTGCGGCTGCCTGTGGCCGGGCTTATGAGCGACGCGCCCCTGGAAGTCATCCTGGACGGACTGGCCAAGCTCGACGCCGCCTTCCGGCAGGTGGCGCAGCTTGCGGCCGAAATCGAGGCCCATCCGTTCATGACCATGTCTTTTTTGTCGCTGGAGGTGATCCCGAGCCTCAAGCTCACGGACAAGGGCTTGGTGGATGTAACGGCGTTTGCGCCTGTGCCGCTGTTTATCGTGTAG
- a CDS encoding glycosyltransferase family 39 protein codes for MSTPVVQGKPSVAVILRSGGWPLTLLVLVAALLRFYALETPSMWWDEILVPLNATTSVGDILLRAKTEDLHPPAFYLLIKLVLLVGSSDVLLRLPSVLAGLATLPLLFVLGAPRVGRAAALCAVAFMTVNGAMLLFSRQVRPYSLIIFLSLLGAELLLRWVEKPRTKLTAGLVAATCGYVCLHYLSILVLAVQGSFAAANVVFRPAPRPWKQLALYAGGCSLGVAATWHFFHSSPSTLTQGSVAATALLALDRLSQVFCGYGGNPWARGGLLALTTVGTALVWRRDRRLALLALGTILGPAAVLSLARYNSYFNAWHVSYAAPFLCLLAGTCLSAVLGQRRLGEAAALAATVVAVMLLGDNRYYAPSSHTGNYKEQARQLPAILRPGALVAYSELSELDGVNWYAAHFVRPNPLQQRQVTIAETVSVDFVAVDGFGHLAASDTEFLAHFDSITGKTPFAGGTVYHAAVRHAPPRIGSAFPWHDTLGMTPWDLARQCQAVAGVNLVNFFGGWLVPETGDAPGYVTYVLDGPKTFAGPLLLRLDVPFENPVAGNVVRLTCAFDDEPPMVAFESRGGEPQERRIVMLRRQTPFSTLRCRFDLEPGRWSPSMTGNAGAAVRLKPISLYANTLDREILDSASLALAMDGVGPVETGPEGQWRWALGGVTTLRFHLAEAAALTAAVDLVNPIAGQGFSISFNGRPLVARQGLTPDQWLIPSLRETWHLQGQAGENVLVVRFDAWNGKADAPQAAFAPGDGRPLAAAFTRLSLELDNPATILVY; via the coding sequence ATGTCCACCCCAGTTGTACAAGGCAAGCCGTCGGTTGCCGTCATACTGCGAAGCGGCGGCTGGCCGCTGACGCTGCTTGTCTTAGTTGCCGCCCTGTTGCGCTTTTATGCTCTTGAGACTCCCTCCATGTGGTGGGATGAAATTCTCGTTCCGTTAAACGCCACCACCTCGGTCGGCGATATCCTGCTGCGTGCCAAAACAGAGGATCTTCATCCTCCGGCCTTTTACCTGCTGATCAAATTGGTGCTCCTTGTTGGCTCAAGCGACGTTCTCCTGCGCCTGCCGTCGGTACTGGCCGGACTGGCCACGCTGCCGTTGCTCTTTGTGCTGGGCGCGCCGCGTGTGGGCCGAGCCGCAGCGCTTTGCGCCGTGGCCTTCATGACCGTCAACGGTGCGATGCTCCTTTTTTCCCGCCAGGTGCGCCCCTATAGCCTGATCATTTTTCTCTCTTTGCTTGGGGCCGAGCTGCTGCTGCGCTGGGTCGAGAAGCCCAGAACGAAACTCACGGCCGGCCTCGTCGCCGCCACCTGCGGTTACGTTTGTCTGCACTACCTGAGCATTCTCGTATTAGCCGTGCAGGGGAGTTTCGCCGCAGCCAACGTTGTATTCCGGCCCGCTCCCCGTCCCTGGAAACAATTGGCGCTCTATGCCGGCGGCTGTAGTCTTGGAGTGGCGGCGACTTGGCATTTCTTTCACTCCAGCCCTTCCACGCTGACCCAGGGTTCCGTGGCCGCAACCGCGCTTCTGGCCCTGGACAGGCTTTCCCAGGTTTTTTGCGGGTACGGAGGCAATCCCTGGGCTAGAGGCGGATTGTTGGCCCTAACGACAGTGGGGACGGCCTTGGTCTGGCGCAGGGATCGACGTCTAGCGCTCCTGGCCTTGGGAACAATCCTCGGGCCGGCGGCAGTGTTGTCCCTGGCCCGCTATAATTCTTATTTCAATGCCTGGCATGTCAGCTATGCCGCGCCCTTTCTTTGTCTTCTGGCCGGAACCTGCCTCAGCGCGGTCCTTGGCCAAAGGCGTCTGGGCGAGGCTGCCGCCCTGGCCGCAACGGTCGTGGCCGTGATGCTTCTTGGCGATAATCGTTACTATGCCCCGAGCAGCCACACCGGGAACTACAAAGAACAGGCCAGGCAACTGCCTGCCATCCTGCGGCCTGGGGCCCTGGTTGCCTATTCCGAACTTTCCGAACTTGACGGGGTGAACTGGTATGCTGCGCATTTCGTCAGGCCCAATCCGCTGCAACAGCGCCAAGTCACCATCGCCGAGACCGTGTCCGTGGACTTCGTTGCCGTTGACGGTTTCGGCCACCTGGCCGCAAGTGACACGGAATTTCTTGCGCATTTCGACTCGATCACCGGCAAGACCCCCTTTGCCGGCGGCACGGTTTACCATGCAGCCGTGCGCCACGCGCCGCCACGCATCGGATCCGCATTTCCCTGGCATGACACCCTGGGCATGACGCCCTGGGACCTCGCCCGGCAATGCCAGGCCGTGGCCGGGGTCAATCTGGTCAATTTTTTTGGCGGCTGGCTCGTACCGGAAACCGGAGACGCGCCGGGATATGTCACCTATGTCTTAGACGGACCAAAGACGTTTGCGGGTCCGCTTCTCCTCCGCCTGGACGTGCCTTTTGAGAATCCCGTCGCGGGAAACGTCGTGCGCCTGACCTGCGCCTTTGACGACGAACCGCCCATGGTTGCCTTCGAAAGCCGGGGAGGGGAGCCGCAAGAACGGCGCATCGTCATGTTGCGGCGACAGACCCCCTTTTCCACATTGCGCTGTCGATTCGACCTTGAACCCGGAAGGTGGTCGCCGAGTATGACCGGCAACGCTGGTGCAGCCGTCCGGCTCAAGCCCATATCGCTCTACGCCAACACCCTGGATCGCGAAATCCTGGATTCAGCGAGCCTGGCCCTGGCCATGGACGGAGTGGGCCCGGTGGAGACAGGGCCGGAAGGGCAATGGCGTTGGGCCTTGGGCGGCGTCACGACCCTGCGGTTTCATCTGGCGGAAGCCGCCGCGCTGACCGCCGCCGTGGATCTGGTCAACCCCATTGCCGGCCAAGGCTTTTCGATCAGTTTTAATGGACGGCCGCTGGTGGCGCGGCAGGGGTTGACCCCGGACCAGTGGCTTATTCCGTCGCTGCGGGAAACCTGGCATCTGCAAGGACAGGCCGGCGAAAATGTTCTTGTCGTCCGTTTCGACGCCTGGAACGGCAAGGCCGATGCGCCACAGGCCGCCTTTGCTCCGGGGGACGGCCGTCCGCTGGCGGCTGCGTTCACGCGCTTGAGCCTGGAACTAGACAATCCAGCAACGATATTAGTGTATTAA
- a CDS encoding glycosyltransferase family 39 protein, protein MTVAGLVAVAAFLRLYHLETPSMWWDEIIVPLTARFPLAYILDFSRHCEMHPPLYHFCVKLVEGMGLSDASLRLPSAICGIALVYAAWRGLGRLYGGGVGLVAAAFLAGSAMQVWHVRQVRPYAIFALLFLLSFCHLLRFVRQGKNRDLHAILAYNVPLFLLHYFTFHIALAEGIILVLLWRPGGRGGVSFRQIAVFAAGTLAVALPVLVFLFLPSQTTLSIFGFKAGYDEIGRLIASYAAHVLWSHDDPILRLGIGALLVAGGWAMTRKTPRELAACLLVCLIPAFVLFLMRKTAYFSPRHFLYMTIPAAILVGHVVRLLPRQGLAVPLAAALAALPAGVLYYQHYGDYYEDTSYHHNVFVTDFKPMARELAGILRPGQIIAASDQGTVNAVSWYLDQFTAVNPFRAQNLSEERGDFELAFFTPFRTWGHLGRTEEEFAAAVGPITSTEPVLNATIYQLPIKRETAPRMEAVPYHLRRRMELPAFYRQVTAFSGMTISPYWGGEAIATRNNTPSRLEYRLDNAAPAGPQQLQFILEYKNQGQGSRMAYAVRFDDEPPVPLFTSLGPDPAEAATVSIVREAPYKTMRLSLETVCADQTARYPGGNLETAAFRGFDLEIVPAGRFDSTPRAMGLREQNLGKIEHGLDNVFRWGLGPTSAMTFELDKPQALVLEFDFDNTLDGQTVVVAANGQILENLSGLGVGETRRLRIPIAGRAGANDVLIAYSHWNHGTVTFAETDIRPMALFIRRLRLVAP, encoded by the coding sequence ATGACCGTGGCAGGCCTCGTGGCCGTGGCCGCCTTCCTGCGCCTGTACCACCTGGAAACCCCCTCCATGTGGTGGGATGAAATCATCGTGCCCTTAACGGCCCGGTTTCCCCTGGCCTACATCCTCGATTTCTCGCGCCACTGCGAGATGCATCCGCCGCTTTACCATTTCTGCGTCAAGCTCGTGGAGGGGATGGGACTTTCCGACGCCAGCCTGCGCCTTCCCTCGGCCATTTGTGGCATCGCCCTGGTCTATGCCGCCTGGCGCGGCCTGGGCCGCCTCTACGGAGGCGGGGTCGGCCTTGTGGCCGCCGCGTTCCTGGCCGGCAGCGCCATGCAGGTCTGGCACGTGCGCCAGGTGCGGCCCTACGCCATCTTCGCGTTGCTGTTCCTGCTGTCCTTTTGCCATCTGCTGCGCTTCGTGCGCCAAGGCAAAAACCGCGACCTGCATGCCATCCTGGCCTACAACGTGCCGCTTTTCTTGCTCCACTATTTCACCTTCCATATCGCCCTGGCCGAGGGGATCATCCTGGTCCTTCTGTGGCGGCCCGGGGGCAGGGGGGGCGTCAGCTTCCGCCAGATCGCGGTTTTTGCCGCCGGCACCCTGGCCGTGGCTCTGCCGGTGCTTGTTTTCCTTTTTCTGCCGAGCCAGACCACGCTTTCCATCTTTGGCTTCAAGGCCGGCTACGACGAGATTGGGCGACTTATCGCCTCATACGCTGCCCATGTGCTGTGGAGCCACGACGACCCGATACTGCGGCTGGGCATCGGGGCGTTGCTCGTTGCCGGCGGCTGGGCCATGACCCGCAAGACGCCCCGGGAACTGGCCGCCTGCCTGCTTGTTTGCCTCATCCCGGCGTTTGTCCTTTTTCTCATGCGCAAAACGGCCTATTTTTCGCCGCGCCATTTCCTCTACATGACCATCCCGGCGGCAATTCTCGTCGGCCACGTCGTTCGTCTGCTGCCGCGCCAGGGTTTGGCCGTCCCCCTGGCCGCCGCCTTGGCCGCCCTTCCGGCCGGCGTCCTTTATTATCAGCATTACGGCGACTATTACGAAGACACGAGCTATCATCACAACGTCTTTGTTACGGATTTTAAGCCCATGGCCAGGGAACTGGCCGGCATCCTGCGTCCGGGCCAGATCATCGCCGCCTCGGACCAGGGCACGGTCAACGCCGTTTCCTGGTATCTCGACCAGTTCACGGCCGTGAACCCCTTCCGTGCGCAAAACCTTTCCGAAGAACGTGGCGACTTCGAGTTGGCCTTTTTCACGCCGTTTCGCACTTGGGGCCATCTTGGCCGCACCGAAGAGGAATTTGCCGCCGCCGTGGGTCCCATCACGTCAACTGAGCCTGTCCTGAACGCCACCATCTACCAGTTGCCCATCAAACGCGAGACAGCCCCGCGCATGGAGGCCGTACCCTACCATTTGCGCCGGCGCATGGAGCTGCCGGCCTTCTACCGCCAGGTCACCGCCTTTTCCGGCATGACCATCAGCCCCTATTGGGGCGGCGAGGCCATCGCCACCCGCAACAATACGCCCTCGCGCCTGGAATACCGCCTGGACAACGCCGCCCCGGCCGGGCCGCAGCAGCTCCAGTTCATCCTGGAGTACAAAAACCAGGGGCAGGGCAGCCGCATGGCCTACGCCGTGCGTTTCGACGACGAGCCGCCCGTGCCGCTTTTCACCTCCCTTGGCCCGGACCCGGCCGAAGCGGCCACGGTCTCCATCGTGCGCGAAGCCCCGTACAAAACCATGCGATTGAGTCTGGAGACAGTCTGCGCCGATCAGACGGCCCGGTATCCCGGCGGCAACCTGGAAACCGCCGCGTTCCGGGGCTTTGACCTGGAAATCGTGCCGGCCGGCCGTTTCGATTCCACGCCACGGGCCATGGGGCTTCGCGAGCAAAACCTCGGCAAGATCGAGCATGGCCTGGACAACGTCTTTCGCTGGGGCCTTGGCCCGACCAGCGCCATGACGTTCGAGCTGGACAAACCCCAGGCGCTTGTCCTGGAATTCGACTTCGACAACACCCTGGACGGCCAGACTGTGGTGGTGGCCGCCAACGGCCAGATTCTTGAAAACCTCTCGGGACTGGGCGTCGGCGAGACGCGCCGCCTGCGTATACCCATCGCCGGGCGGGCCGGAGCCAACGACGTGCTCATTGCCTACAGCCACTGGAACCATGGCACGGTTACCTTCGCCGAGACGGACATCCGTCCCATGGCGCTTTTCATCCGCCGCCTGCGGCTGGTCGCGCCCTGA
- a CDS encoding YHS domain-containing protein — translation MYRWLILLVAAFILYKLFMGDRGRKKEQEAETKKRMAATGDMVKDPVCGTYVPADADIRARDGDKVYAFCSYECRDKFVKRLEASRTPAMEQGKTAEQTGEDARR, via the coding sequence ATGTACCGTTGGCTCATTCTACTGGTGGCCGCGTTTATTTTGTATAAGCTGTTCATGGGCGACCGGGGTCGGAAAAAGGAACAGGAAGCCGAGACCAAAAAGCGCATGGCCGCCACCGGCGACATGGTCAAGGACCCGGTCTGCGGCACCTATGTGCCGGCCGATGCCGACATCCGCGCCCGCGATGGCGACAAGGTCTACGCTTTTTGCAGCTACGAATGCCGCGACAAGTTCGTCAAGCGCCTCGAAGCCAGCCGCACCCCGGCCATGGAGCAGGGCAAGACCGCCGAGCAGACCGGAGAAGACGCCCGCCGCTAG